In the Heteronotia binoei isolate CCM8104 ecotype False Entrance Well chromosome 13, APGP_CSIRO_Hbin_v1, whole genome shotgun sequence genome, one interval contains:
- the CCDC40 gene encoding coiled-coil domain-containing protein 40 isoform X2, whose amino-acid sequence MIENVPTAAGEEEAESAPTATVEKETEGVSMTATEEGAEGAPTGVKEEDADSLPIASVKEEAEGALVAAIEEEAVGVPMAAMEEGTESVSLVVMEEGMEGTPTVAKEEEAVGAPMAAMEEGAEGVSLVAMEEGMEGTPTVAKEEEAEGAPMAAMEEGAEGVSSVVMKEEVEGTPTAITEERFPAEMGEPSTTGVGVPEFTEPSFAEERITIGRIPSSLYGEEEEVISSPSSSASSQRSDLPLLVEVKEQPAAFPPCSESSLQLMPLQFSRSGPLEENEEEMLRLVEQVTEGNEEAEEETQLVVLDPEHPLMKRFQTALKTYLTKQIEKQMEQLRETAVLMKNRKKEREELGVILYGVQQQLAQLQMDLEKNHSCHSQISMVRRQLEEELQDLRNMYKKTCHSTEDERKIVSSMQTEMENLSLRLFYMQNMDQDVRDDIAVMKRTVKKAEVDRMRAEVEKQKQDLHVDRLTRTANELQEQIALYEAQHIAQAEDTKITRQEVAEACTEIQSINLEKKQLLHQWAVSLTGMKRRDEAYAAMQEALRETRHKLKSLEIEIEVYKKSISKEEERNELLASILHRSENDGNTSRKLITQSLAKQDAMKVEFGTYTRTLQETEQALNRANMDRAARLNDLATLRREIEKGSQIKQELENEIIVKLQDQLMSNKAAKYFLQLSAKLQNRMMDLEMQFSKIENDTAQTALDITNTTCRLNTLQKTLAELDKEMDDMNGQISHSESEITRHNLLIGRKQGIINLYNKKLEMMISQLGGQELGPLELEIKKLSKQTDEMDMEIVKMQRFWLNQQRELVKLSKEREEQLVSLDMLKKEITIKEQKKVRTENEIQQEKNELKDIGRHMKNMANDLEKLHMLIYKNSASSEELQQGNTIMENEFVCALKGAERESIELQEKLDQLHEEKERLINSLVETECQMMQWEKKIQIAKEMRAAVDSESGQGEIQAMKTEIHRMQVRYDQLKKQQEKMMRDMEAAVARRETIVIRGEGQNKLNKNVLTKSDFYYKKQELKKKIKEIQKNAEDCNKIISQLDGTQKNLSNVLLEKQKQISSTNVENDELEIRIDQLQAKKLQNLSDIVANQGRVKHMQLVKEGKYHPLCRTELMIRIERQKLETRLHAINVVIHQILQEFPQHYKLLQRLSQTLHFRLGTQTAM is encoded by the exons ATGATAGAAAATGTTCCTACGGCTgctggggaggaagaggcagaAAGTGCCCCTACAGCTACTGTGGAGAAGGAGACAGAAGGTGTTTCTATGACTGCCACAGAGGAAGGGGCAGAAGGTGCTCCTACAGGTGTTAAGGAAGAAGATGCAGACAGTCTCCCTATAGCTTCTGTGAAGGAAGAGGCAGAAGGTGCTCTTGTGGCTGCCATAGAGGAAGAGGCAGTAGGTGTCCCTATGGCTGCCATGGAGGAAGGGACAGAAAGTGTTTCTTTGGTTGTCATGGAGGAAGGGATGGAAGGTACTCCTACAGTTGCCAAGGAGGAAGAGGCAGTAGGTGCCCCTATGGCTGCCATGGAGGAAGGAGCAGAAGGTGTTTCTTTGGTTGCCATGGAGGAAGGGATGGAAGGTACTCCTACAGTTGCCAAGGAGGAAGAAGCAGAAGGTGCTCCGATGGCTGCCATGGAGGAAGGTGCAGAAGGTGTTTCTTCGGTTGTCATGAAGGAAGAGGTAGAAGGCACCCCAACAGCAATCACAGAGGAGAGGTTCCCAGCAGAGATGGGCGAGCCAAGCACAACAGGAGTGGGCGTTCCTGAATTCACAGAGCCCTCCTTTGCAGAG GAGAGGATTACCATAGGCAGAATTCCTTCGAGCTTGTATGGTGAGGAAGAAGAAGTGATCTCTTCTCCATCTTCATCAGCCAGCAGCCAGAGATCTGATTTACCCCTGCTGGTGGAGGTTAAAGAACAGCcag ctgccttccctccctgttcTGAATCTTCTCTTCAGCTGATGCCTCTACAGTTCAGTAGAAGTGGCCCTTTGGAAGAGAATGAGGAGGAAATGTTGCGTTTGGTTGAGCAGGTGACCGAAGGAAATGAAGAGGCAGAAGAAGAAACACAACTGGTGGTGCTGGATCCTGAGCAT cCTTTGATGAAAAGATTCCAAACTGCTTTAAAGACCTACCTCACTAAACAGATTGAAAAGCAGATGGAACAGCTTCGTGAGACG GCAGTTCTCATGAAgaacaggaagaaagagagagaagaacttGGTGTGATTTTGTatggagtccagcagcagctgGCCCAGCTGCAAATGGACTTGGAGAAGAATCACAGTTGTCATAGTCAGATCTCCATGGTCCGCCGGCAGCTAGAGGAAGAGTTGCAAGACCTCAGGAACATGTACAAGAAGACATGCCACAGCACTGAGGATGAACGGAAGATAG TTTCATCCATGCAGACAGAGATGGAAAATTTGTCTCTGCGCCTGTTCTACATGCAGAACATGGACCAAGATGTACGTGATGATATTGCTGTAATGAAGCGAACAGTGAAGAAGGCTGAGGTGGACCGGATGCGTGCAGAGGTGGAAAAGCAAAAACAG GACCTTCATGTTGACCGCTTAACAAGGACAGCCAATGAGCTTCAGGAGCAGATCGCTTTATATGAAGCACAACACATAGCCCAGGCTGAAGACACCAAAATCACACGGCAAGAAGTGGCAGAG GCATGTACAGAAATACAATCTATAAACCTAGAGAAGAAGCAATTGCTGCATCAGTGGGCTGTCAGCTTGACTGGGATGAAGCGGCGTGATGAGGCATATGCTGCCATGCAGGAAGCACTAAG AGAAACCAGACACAAGCTTAAATCTTTAGAGATTGAGATTGAAGTCTACAAGAAGTCCATCTCTAAGGAAGAAGAGAGGAATGAGCTGTTAGCCTCTATCTTGCACCGCTCTGAGAATGATGGAAACACAAGCAGGAAATTGATAACTCAGAGCTTAGCTAAACAGGATGCCATGAAAGTGGAATTTGGTACCTACACTCGTACCCTACAGGAGACAGAGCAAGCCCTCAATCGAGCCAATATG GATCGAGCTGCTCGCTTGAATGACTTGGCTACCCTTCGTAGAGAGATAGAAAAGGGATCACAAATCAAGCAGGAGCTGGAGAATGAAATTATTGTCAAGCTTCAGGATCAGCTGATGTCTAACAAGGCAGCAAAATACTTTTTACAACTGTCTGCTAAGCTTCAAAACAGAATGATGGATTTG GAAATGCAGTTCTCCAAAATAGAGAATGATACAGCCCAAACTGCACTGGATATAACCAACACCACTTGCAGGCTGAATACACTTCAGAAGACTCTTGCGGAGCTGGACAAGGAGATGGATGACATGAATGGGCAGATCAGCCACAGCGAATCTGAGATTACCAGGCACAATCTCTTGATTGGGCGCAAACAAGGAATAATCAATCTGTACAACAAGAAACTGGAAATGATGATTTCCCAGCTGGGG GGACAAGAGTTGGGACCACTGGAACTTGAAATCAAGAAACTGAGCAAGCAAACAGATGAAATGGACATGGAAATAGTGAAGATGCAGAGGTTTTGGTTGAACCAGCAAAGGGAGTTAGTGAAGCTgagtaaagagagagaagagcAGCTAGTATCCTTGGACATGCTGAAGAAAGAGATCACAATCAAGGAACAAAAGAAAGTGCGCACAGAGA ATGAAAtccagcaggaaaaaaatgaaCTCAAGGACATCGGGCGCCACATGAAGAACATGGCGAATGATTTGGAGAAATTACACATGTTGATTTACAAGAACAGCGCAAGCTCTGAGGAGTTGCAGCAGGGCAACACTATTATGGAGAATGAATTTGTTTGTGCCCTCAAG GGAGCTGAGAGGGAATCGATTGAATTGCAAGAGAAGCTAGATCAACTCCACGAGGAAAAAGAGAGACTCATCAACAGCCTAGTGGAGACAGA GTGTCAGATGATGCAATGGGAGAAGAAGATACAGATCGCCAAAGAGATGCGAGCTGCTGTGGACTCTGAGAGTGGGCAGGGTGAAATCCAGGCCATGAAGACAGAAATTCACAGGATGCAG GTAAGGTATGACCAGCTGAAAAAACAACAGGAGAAGATGATGCGAGATATGGAGGCAGCTGTTGCCCGCCGAGAGACCATTGTGATTCGTGGCGAGGGACAAAACAAGCTGAATAAAAACGTACTCACAAAAAGTGACTTCTATTATAAGAAGCAGGAGTTGAAGAAAAAAATCAAAGAGATCCAGAAG AATGCCGAGGATTGCAACAAAATCATAAGTCAGCTTGATGGTACTCAGAAAAATCTCAGCAATGTTCTTCTGGAGAAGCAAAAACAGATTTCCAGCACGAATGTTGAAAATGATGAGCTGGAAATAAGAATCGATCAGCTGCAGGCAAAAAAACTACAG AACCTTTCAGATATTGTGGCCAATCAGGGACGTGTGAAGCACATGCAGTTAGTGAAGGAAGGGAAGTACCACCCACTGTGCCGCACGGAGCTGATGATAAGGATTGAACGGCAGAAGCTGGAAACCCGACTACATGCCATTAACGTTGTCATCCATCAAATCCTGCAGGAGTTTCCTCAGCACTACAAGTTGTTGCAAAGGCTCAGTCAAACCCTGCATTTCAGGCTGGGTACACAAACAGCAATGTAG
- the CCDC40 gene encoding coiled-coil domain-containing protein 40 isoform X1 produces MEARRGTESEHGQTAEDGDEEQLATDKVAAQPEDPSGPNPEDGVAIAPEDSNAKEEMIENVPTAAGEEEAESAPTATVEKETEGVSMTATEEGAEGAPTGVKEEDADSLPIASVKEEAEGALVAAIEEEAVGVPMAAMEEGTESVSLVVMEEGMEGTPTVAKEEEAVGAPMAAMEEGAEGVSLVAMEEGMEGTPTVAKEEEAEGAPMAAMEEGAEGVSSVVMKEEVEGTPTAITEERFPAEMGEPSTTGVGVPEFTEPSFAEERITIGRIPSSLYGEEEEVISSPSSSASSQRSDLPLLVEVKEQPAAFPPCSESSLQLMPLQFSRSGPLEENEEEMLRLVEQVTEGNEEAEEETQLVVLDPEHPLMKRFQTALKTYLTKQIEKQMEQLRETAVLMKNRKKEREELGVILYGVQQQLAQLQMDLEKNHSCHSQISMVRRQLEEELQDLRNMYKKTCHSTEDERKIVSSMQTEMENLSLRLFYMQNMDQDVRDDIAVMKRTVKKAEVDRMRAEVEKQKQDLHVDRLTRTANELQEQIALYEAQHIAQAEDTKITRQEVAEACTEIQSINLEKKQLLHQWAVSLTGMKRRDEAYAAMQEALRETRHKLKSLEIEIEVYKKSISKEEERNELLASILHRSENDGNTSRKLITQSLAKQDAMKVEFGTYTRTLQETEQALNRANMDRAARLNDLATLRREIEKGSQIKQELENEIIVKLQDQLMSNKAAKYFLQLSAKLQNRMMDLEMQFSKIENDTAQTALDITNTTCRLNTLQKTLAELDKEMDDMNGQISHSESEITRHNLLIGRKQGIINLYNKKLEMMISQLGGQELGPLELEIKKLSKQTDEMDMEIVKMQRFWLNQQRELVKLSKEREEQLVSLDMLKKEITIKEQKKVRTENEIQQEKNELKDIGRHMKNMANDLEKLHMLIYKNSASSEELQQGNTIMENEFVCALKGAERESIELQEKLDQLHEEKERLINSLVETECQMMQWEKKIQIAKEMRAAVDSESGQGEIQAMKTEIHRMQVRYDQLKKQQEKMMRDMEAAVARRETIVIRGEGQNKLNKNVLTKSDFYYKKQELKKKIKEIQKNAEDCNKIISQLDGTQKNLSNVLLEKQKQISSTNVENDELEIRIDQLQAKKLQNLSDIVANQGRVKHMQLVKEGKYHPLCRTELMIRIERQKLETRLHAINVVIHQILQEFPQHYKLLQRLSQTLHFRLGTQTAM; encoded by the exons CCAGAAGACAGTAATGCCAAGGAAGAAATGATAGAAAATGTTCCTACGGCTgctggggaggaagaggcagaAAGTGCCCCTACAGCTACTGTGGAGAAGGAGACAGAAGGTGTTTCTATGACTGCCACAGAGGAAGGGGCAGAAGGTGCTCCTACAGGTGTTAAGGAAGAAGATGCAGACAGTCTCCCTATAGCTTCTGTGAAGGAAGAGGCAGAAGGTGCTCTTGTGGCTGCCATAGAGGAAGAGGCAGTAGGTGTCCCTATGGCTGCCATGGAGGAAGGGACAGAAAGTGTTTCTTTGGTTGTCATGGAGGAAGGGATGGAAGGTACTCCTACAGTTGCCAAGGAGGAAGAGGCAGTAGGTGCCCCTATGGCTGCCATGGAGGAAGGAGCAGAAGGTGTTTCTTTGGTTGCCATGGAGGAAGGGATGGAAGGTACTCCTACAGTTGCCAAGGAGGAAGAAGCAGAAGGTGCTCCGATGGCTGCCATGGAGGAAGGTGCAGAAGGTGTTTCTTCGGTTGTCATGAAGGAAGAGGTAGAAGGCACCCCAACAGCAATCACAGAGGAGAGGTTCCCAGCAGAGATGGGCGAGCCAAGCACAACAGGAGTGGGCGTTCCTGAATTCACAGAGCCCTCCTTTGCAGAG GAGAGGATTACCATAGGCAGAATTCCTTCGAGCTTGTATGGTGAGGAAGAAGAAGTGATCTCTTCTCCATCTTCATCAGCCAGCAGCCAGAGATCTGATTTACCCCTGCTGGTGGAGGTTAAAGAACAGCcag ctgccttccctccctgttcTGAATCTTCTCTTCAGCTGATGCCTCTACAGTTCAGTAGAAGTGGCCCTTTGGAAGAGAATGAGGAGGAAATGTTGCGTTTGGTTGAGCAGGTGACCGAAGGAAATGAAGAGGCAGAAGAAGAAACACAACTGGTGGTGCTGGATCCTGAGCAT cCTTTGATGAAAAGATTCCAAACTGCTTTAAAGACCTACCTCACTAAACAGATTGAAAAGCAGATGGAACAGCTTCGTGAGACG GCAGTTCTCATGAAgaacaggaagaaagagagagaagaacttGGTGTGATTTTGTatggagtccagcagcagctgGCCCAGCTGCAAATGGACTTGGAGAAGAATCACAGTTGTCATAGTCAGATCTCCATGGTCCGCCGGCAGCTAGAGGAAGAGTTGCAAGACCTCAGGAACATGTACAAGAAGACATGCCACAGCACTGAGGATGAACGGAAGATAG TTTCATCCATGCAGACAGAGATGGAAAATTTGTCTCTGCGCCTGTTCTACATGCAGAACATGGACCAAGATGTACGTGATGATATTGCTGTAATGAAGCGAACAGTGAAGAAGGCTGAGGTGGACCGGATGCGTGCAGAGGTGGAAAAGCAAAAACAG GACCTTCATGTTGACCGCTTAACAAGGACAGCCAATGAGCTTCAGGAGCAGATCGCTTTATATGAAGCACAACACATAGCCCAGGCTGAAGACACCAAAATCACACGGCAAGAAGTGGCAGAG GCATGTACAGAAATACAATCTATAAACCTAGAGAAGAAGCAATTGCTGCATCAGTGGGCTGTCAGCTTGACTGGGATGAAGCGGCGTGATGAGGCATATGCTGCCATGCAGGAAGCACTAAG AGAAACCAGACACAAGCTTAAATCTTTAGAGATTGAGATTGAAGTCTACAAGAAGTCCATCTCTAAGGAAGAAGAGAGGAATGAGCTGTTAGCCTCTATCTTGCACCGCTCTGAGAATGATGGAAACACAAGCAGGAAATTGATAACTCAGAGCTTAGCTAAACAGGATGCCATGAAAGTGGAATTTGGTACCTACACTCGTACCCTACAGGAGACAGAGCAAGCCCTCAATCGAGCCAATATG GATCGAGCTGCTCGCTTGAATGACTTGGCTACCCTTCGTAGAGAGATAGAAAAGGGATCACAAATCAAGCAGGAGCTGGAGAATGAAATTATTGTCAAGCTTCAGGATCAGCTGATGTCTAACAAGGCAGCAAAATACTTTTTACAACTGTCTGCTAAGCTTCAAAACAGAATGATGGATTTG GAAATGCAGTTCTCCAAAATAGAGAATGATACAGCCCAAACTGCACTGGATATAACCAACACCACTTGCAGGCTGAATACACTTCAGAAGACTCTTGCGGAGCTGGACAAGGAGATGGATGACATGAATGGGCAGATCAGCCACAGCGAATCTGAGATTACCAGGCACAATCTCTTGATTGGGCGCAAACAAGGAATAATCAATCTGTACAACAAGAAACTGGAAATGATGATTTCCCAGCTGGGG GGACAAGAGTTGGGACCACTGGAACTTGAAATCAAGAAACTGAGCAAGCAAACAGATGAAATGGACATGGAAATAGTGAAGATGCAGAGGTTTTGGTTGAACCAGCAAAGGGAGTTAGTGAAGCTgagtaaagagagagaagagcAGCTAGTATCCTTGGACATGCTGAAGAAAGAGATCACAATCAAGGAACAAAAGAAAGTGCGCACAGAGA ATGAAAtccagcaggaaaaaaatgaaCTCAAGGACATCGGGCGCCACATGAAGAACATGGCGAATGATTTGGAGAAATTACACATGTTGATTTACAAGAACAGCGCAAGCTCTGAGGAGTTGCAGCAGGGCAACACTATTATGGAGAATGAATTTGTTTGTGCCCTCAAG GGAGCTGAGAGGGAATCGATTGAATTGCAAGAGAAGCTAGATCAACTCCACGAGGAAAAAGAGAGACTCATCAACAGCCTAGTGGAGACAGA GTGTCAGATGATGCAATGGGAGAAGAAGATACAGATCGCCAAAGAGATGCGAGCTGCTGTGGACTCTGAGAGTGGGCAGGGTGAAATCCAGGCCATGAAGACAGAAATTCACAGGATGCAG GTAAGGTATGACCAGCTGAAAAAACAACAGGAGAAGATGATGCGAGATATGGAGGCAGCTGTTGCCCGCCGAGAGACCATTGTGATTCGTGGCGAGGGACAAAACAAGCTGAATAAAAACGTACTCACAAAAAGTGACTTCTATTATAAGAAGCAGGAGTTGAAGAAAAAAATCAAAGAGATCCAGAAG AATGCCGAGGATTGCAACAAAATCATAAGTCAGCTTGATGGTACTCAGAAAAATCTCAGCAATGTTCTTCTGGAGAAGCAAAAACAGATTTCCAGCACGAATGTTGAAAATGATGAGCTGGAAATAAGAATCGATCAGCTGCAGGCAAAAAAACTACAG AACCTTTCAGATATTGTGGCCAATCAGGGACGTGTGAAGCACATGCAGTTAGTGAAGGAAGGGAAGTACCACCCACTGTGCCGCACGGAGCTGATGATAAGGATTGAACGGCAGAAGCTGGAAACCCGACTACATGCCATTAACGTTGTCATCCATCAAATCCTGCAGGAGTTTCCTCAGCACTACAAGTTGTTGCAAAGGCTCAGTCAAACCCTGCATTTCAGGCTGGGTACACAAACAGCAATGTAG